A stretch of Planococcus citri chromosome 5, ihPlaCitr1.1, whole genome shotgun sequence DNA encodes these proteins:
- the LOC135847962 gene encoding uncharacterized protein LOC135847962, which produces MENFVDVGFFQNNDCFLVKHLYILYSLCGAYCYEKYVRFKFRCFIIILLCYAYFRCTAPQIKVIILHAQLQHVFQASGQLIYINFVLAMLCTLYWKRKEFHRLFDLLKEKRDNLVVTFDSENQEQDHYLKETNISKIHFTVYFTLIAIYLVVYFGKLFDILIREGGKTSLQIDPQFDFFIPFFCDDCNTWSSYFLAFNFSYICGAVSGTIFVAILFLLHVLLIHLENRAGVLQNDIRYHSHSMMAKLEEYSRDEDDEMKKKRPNTLKLTSIKQQRDEHIEEYMVKVVQWIKMHQHLMRLIKQYQKCAESVSGLVTGNSLFSIIFFGYFVISFVMDQDDLAPLYLPYGMIHFTILLICCNIGSSLNDLSDIVSNAVYSMPWYYFPVKDQKTILNFLALSQPTQHLNVFGFLSLNLEMFPHILNDVYGHMQTLRLLVNRHRN; this is translated from the exons ATGGAGAATTTCGTAGACgtgggattttttcaaaacaacgaTTGCTTTTTGGTTAAAcatttatacatattatactctTTATGTGGGGCATACTGTTACGAAAAATACGTACGATTCAAATTCAGatgttttataataattttattatgttACGCATATTTTCGTTGCACCGCACCCCAAATCAAAGTAATAATATTGCACGCTCAACTTCAACACGTTTTTCAAGCATCAGGACAACTTATTTACATTAACTTCGTGTTAGCAATGCTCTGCACGCTTTACTGGAAGAGAAAAGAATTCCACCGACTGTTCGATCTACTCAAAGAAAAACGCGATAATTTGGTGGTTACATTTGACTCGGAAAATCAAGAACAAGACCATTACCTCAAAGAAACAAACATctcgaaaattcatttcacaGTATACTTCACTCTGATAGCAATTTATCTGGTGGTCTATTTTGGAAAACTGTTCGATATTTTGATTCGTGAGGGTGGTAAAACATCGCTTCAAATAGATcctcaattcgattttttcataccgTTCTTTTGCGATGATTGCAATACCTGGTCAAGTTACTTTCTCGCATTTAATTTCTCATACATTTGTGGAGCTGTCTCGGGCACGATATTTGTCGCCATATTGTTTCTGCTACACGTACTTTTGATTCATTTGGAAAATCGAGCCGGTGTTTTACAAAACGATATCAGATATCATTCACATTCCATGATGGCAAAGTTGGAAGAATATAGTAGAGACGAAGACGATgagatgaagaaaaaacgtCCAAATACTTTAAAATTGACGAGTATCAAGCAACAACGAGACGAGCACATTGAGGAGTATATGGTAAAAGTGGTGCAATGGATCAAGATGCATCAACATTTGATGAG ATTAATAAAGCAGTACCAAAAGTGCGCAGAAAGTGTTTCTGGGTTGGTAACCGGCAATTCTttgttttcaatcattttctttGGCTACTTCGTGATAAGT TTCGTAATGGATCAAGATGATTTAGCACCTCTGTATTTGCCATACGGGATGATACATTTTACTATTTTGCTGATATGTTGCAATATAGGCAGCTCATTGAACGATCTG agcgATATCGTTTCAAACGCAGTCTATTCAATGCCTTGGTATTATTTTCCAGTCAAAGACCAGAAAACCATACTGAATTTCTTGGCTTTGTCTCAACCAACACAGCATTTGAATGTTTTTGGATTTCTGTCGCTAAACTTGGAAATGTTTCCTCATATTTTGAATGATGTGTACGGTCACATGCAAACGCTCAGACTGCTCGTGAATAGAcacagaaattaa